One Aphelocoma coerulescens isolate FSJ_1873_10779 chromosome 6, UR_Acoe_1.0, whole genome shotgun sequence DNA window includes the following coding sequences:
- the LOC138112465 gene encoding LOW QUALITY PROTEIN: interferon-induced protein with tetratricopeptide repeats 5-like (The sequence of the model RefSeq protein was modified relative to this genomic sequence to represent the inferred CDS: deleted 1 base in 1 codon), giving the protein MRAGLYKMQGITAVGSTPLALRCLKASEERRKAMSTISKNSLKTSLLQLECHFTWTLLKQHVGLEALEETVVDHIKFVKESNITDYNILSYVCHLKNSNEEALRNLKKAEEAVQKHHPGEIARRSLVTWGNYAWVYYHMQRYEEAQTYVSKVENTCKKLSSTAHGKIQLPEICAEQGWASLRFGANYYERAKNCFEKALESEPDNPDFNAGYAIAMYRLENFAVRYCEEVRPCLEVLKRAVELNPKNTPLLALLALQLQQLKRANEGERYIEEALKITPDFPVFLRYAAKFYRKKGEVNKAVEILKKALALTPKSVFLHHQLGLCYKFKIFQLKKTRYTPQEEVENLIQLAIFHLKTVIDKKPTFISAHSDLANTYALCKRYEEAEEIFQEVLQRNNLSCGEKQEIYFNYGNFQHLYMKSESKAIKYYIEGLKMEKDSFGRRKCGEAVETLLKQKIESRLGDATDIGTLGLVHNLNGEKQKAIECYEKAIALDPNNEEYRNALFELQLSISS; this is encoded by the exons ATGAGGGCTGGACTATATAAAATGCAAGGCATAACAGCAGTGGGCAGCACTCCTTTGGCTTTGAGA TGCCTGAAGGCAAgtgaggagagaaggaaagcTATGAG TACCATTTCCAAGAATTCCTTGAAGACTTCCCTGCTGCAGTTAGAATGTCATTTTACATGGACTTTGCTGAAGCAGCATGTAGGTCTTGAGGCCCTAGAGGAAACAGTAGTTGATCATATCAAGTTTGTCAAAGAATCCAACATTACAGATTATAATATACTCTCCTATGTATGTCACCTAAAGAATTCAAATGAGGAAGCCCTGAGAAATCTCAAAAAAGCTGAAGAAGCTGTTCAAAAACATCACCCAGGTGAAATTGCCAGGAGAAGTCTTGTTACCTGGGGGAACTATGCCTGGGTCTATTACCACATGCAGAGATATGAAGAAGCTCAAACTTATGTAAGCAAAGTGGAAAACACCTGCAAAAAGCTTTCAAGTACTGCTCATGGGAAGATTCAGCTTCCAGAGATCTGTGCTGAGCAAGGATGGGCATCATTACGTTTTGGGGCTAATTACTACGAGAGGGCAAAGAATTGCTTTGAAAAAGCTCTGGAGAGTGAGCCTGATAACCCAGATTTTAATGCTGGCTATGCAATAGCAATGTATCGCTTGGAAAATTTCGCTGTTAGGTATTGTGAAGAGGTGAGACCATGCCTTGAGGTCCTGAAGCGGGCAGTGGAACTGAATCCAAAGAACACTCCCCTTCTGGCATTACTTGCATTACAACTTCAGCAATTGAAACGAGCTAATGAAGGGGAGAGGTACATTGAAGAGGCACTGAAGATAACCCctgattttcctgttttcctgcgGTATGCTGCTAAATTTtacagaaagaaaggagaagtgAACAAGGCAGTGGAGATTTTGAAAAAGGCCCTAGCACTGACACCAAAGTCTGTCTTTCTGCATCACCAACTAGGACTCTGCTACAAATTCAAGATATTTCAATTGAAAAAGACAAGATATACACCTCAAGAGGAAGTGGAGAATCTCATCCAGCTTgccatttttcatttaaaaacagtGATAGACAAAAAGCCAACATTTATTTCTGCCCATAGTGACCTAGCAAACACATATGCACTATGCAAGAGGTATGAAGAAGCTGAAGAGATATTTCAGGAAGTGCTCCAGAGAAATAATCTATCCTGTGGTGAAAAACAAGAAATCTACTTCAATTATGGCAATTTTCAGCATTTATACATGAAGTCAGAATCAAAAGCCATCAAGTATTACATAGAAGgtctgaaaatggaaaaagattCTTTTGGAAGAAGAAAGTGCGGGGAAGCTGTGGAGACGTTGTTGAAACAAAAGATTGAGAGCCGTTTAGGAGATGCCACAGATATTGGTACACTTGGACTCGTTCATAACCTAAATGGTGAGAAACAAAAAGCAATTGAATGCTATGAGAAAGCCATTGCTTTGGATCCCAACAATGAAGAATATCGGAATGCATTATTTGAGCTACAACTTTCCATCTCAAGCTAA
- the SLC16A12 gene encoding monocarboxylate transporter 12 isoform X4 → MLGGLLASTGLILSSFATSLEHLYLSLGVLTGLGFALCYSPAIAMVGKYFNKRKALAYGIAMSGSGIGTFILAPVVQLLIEQFSWRGALLILGGFVLNLCVCGALMRPISLKEDCKTAPEFLEQGYVPETEKQDLKRMFICSPLIKLWPHERLCYCSWKEYDFLLMPGFMVLAVSVLFMAYGCSPLFVYLVPYALSVGVSHHQAAFLMSILGVIDIIGNITFGWLTDRRCLKKHRYFCYPFAVGMDGLCCLFLPILQSFPLLVPFSFTFGYFDGAYVTLIPVMTADVVGTSLLSSALGIVYFLHAIPYLVSPPVAGWLVDTTGSYTASFLLCGFSMIFSSALLCFARLAKKIKRTHLRSLAGNTALKEHIWTNGAIAYSVTAELDQKDVEFLAVDTNSFSNR, encoded by the exons ATGCTAGGAGGGCTGCTTGCCTCTACTGGACTAATTCTGAGTTCATTCGCCACCAGTCTGGAACATCTCTACTTATCGTTAGGAGTCCTCACAG GGCTTGGGTTTGCACTTTGTTATTCTCCAGCCATCGCGATGGTGGGCAAATACTTCAACAAAAGGAAAGCACTGGCGTATGGAATAGCCATGTCAGGCAGTGGAATTGGTACCTTCATCCTGGCTCCTGTGGTCCAGCTCTTAATTGAGCAGTTTTCCTGGCGAGGAGCTTTGCTCATCCTGGGAGGTTTTGTTTTAAACCTCTGCGTCTGTGGTGCCTTGATGCGGCCTATTTCTCTTAAGGAGGATTGTAAAACTGCTCCTGAATTTCTTGAACAGGGTTATGTCCCTGAAACAGAGAAACAAGACTTAAAGCGAATGTTCATCTGTTCACCTTTAATCAAATTATGGCCTCATGAACGTTTATGCTACTGTTCATGGAAGGAATATGACTTTTTGCTGATGCCAGGCTTCATGGTGCTGGCAGTGTCAGTTTTATTTATGGCATATGGCTGCAGCCCTCTTTTTGTCTACCTAGTGCCTTATGCCTTGAGTGTTGGAGTGAGTCATCACCAGGCTGCCTTCCTCATGTCCATACTTGGTGTTATAGACATCATTGGTAATATCACCTTTGGATGGCTAACAGACAGAAG ATGTCTGAAGAAGCATCGGTACTTTTGCTACCCCTTTGCTGTGGGAATGGATGGCCTCTGTTGTCTTTTCCTGCCAATTCTCCAAAGCTTCCCCTTGCTTGTGCCTTTCTCATTTACCTTTGGCTACTTTGATGGTGCATATGTCACGCTGATCCCTGTCATGACAGCAGATGTAGTGGGAACTTCTTTGTTATCATCAGCACTGGGCATTGTGTATTTTCTCCACGCCATACCATATCTAGTGAGCCCACCTGTGGCAG gcTGGCTTGTGGACACAACTGGCAGCTACACTGCATCATTTCTCCTGTGTGGATTTTCTATGATATTTAGTTCTGCACTATTGTGCTTTGCAAGACTagcaaagaaaatcaaaagaaCGCATTTGCGGTCCCTCGCTGGTAACACAGCCTTGAAAGAGCACATCTGGACAAATGGAGCAATAGCTTATTCTGTCACAGCAGAATTAGACCAGAAGGATGTTGAATTTTTGGCTGTGGATACAAACAGCTTCAGCAACAGGTGA
- the SLC16A12 gene encoding monocarboxylate transporter 12 isoform X1: MAMASSRRARRTGPPDGGWGWMIVAGCFLVTICTRAVTRCISIFFVEFQAYFGQDYARTAWIHSIVDCATMLCEPTRPVSCEEGHLKLLRVEVQIPAPLGSLISNHVSCQVGIMLGGLLASTGLILSSFATSLEHLYLSLGVLTGLGFALCYSPAIAMVGKYFNKRKALAYGIAMSGSGIGTFILAPVVQLLIEQFSWRGALLILGGFVLNLCVCGALMRPISLKEDCKTAPEFLEQGYVPETEKQDLKRMFICSPLIKLWPHERLCYCSWKEYDFLLMPGFMVLAVSVLFMAYGCSPLFVYLVPYALSVGVSHHQAAFLMSILGVIDIIGNITFGWLTDRRCLKKHRYFCYPFAVGMDGLCCLFLPILQSFPLLVPFSFTFGYFDGAYVTLIPVMTADVVGTSLLSSALGIVYFLHAIPYLVSPPVAGWLVDTTGSYTASFLLCGFSMIFSSALLCFARLAKKIKRTHLRSLAGNTALKEHIWTNGAIAYSVTAELDQKDVEFLAVDTNSFSNR, translated from the exons atggcCATGGCCTCATCCCGGCGGGCCCGGCGCACGGGCCCTCCCGACGGAGGCTGGGGATGGATGATCGTCGCTGGTTGCTTCCTTGTCACTATCTGCACCAGGGCTGTCACCAG GTGCatctcaattttttttgtgGAGTTCCAGGCATACTTTGGGCAGGATTATGCCAGAACTGCTTGGATCCACTCCATTGTTGACTGTGCTACAATGCTCTGTG AGCCCACAAGGCCGGTGAGTTGTGAAGAAGGACACCTGAAGTTACTGAGGGTTGAAGTGCAAATTCCAG CCCCACTTGGGAGTTTAATCAGTAATCATGTATCCTGCCAAGTTGGTATCATGCTAGGAGGGCTGCTTGCCTCTACTGGACTAATTCTGAGTTCATTCGCCACCAGTCTGGAACATCTCTACTTATCGTTAGGAGTCCTCACAG GGCTTGGGTTTGCACTTTGTTATTCTCCAGCCATCGCGATGGTGGGCAAATACTTCAACAAAAGGAAAGCACTGGCGTATGGAATAGCCATGTCAGGCAGTGGAATTGGTACCTTCATCCTGGCTCCTGTGGTCCAGCTCTTAATTGAGCAGTTTTCCTGGCGAGGAGCTTTGCTCATCCTGGGAGGTTTTGTTTTAAACCTCTGCGTCTGTGGTGCCTTGATGCGGCCTATTTCTCTTAAGGAGGATTGTAAAACTGCTCCTGAATTTCTTGAACAGGGTTATGTCCCTGAAACAGAGAAACAAGACTTAAAGCGAATGTTCATCTGTTCACCTTTAATCAAATTATGGCCTCATGAACGTTTATGCTACTGTTCATGGAAGGAATATGACTTTTTGCTGATGCCAGGCTTCATGGTGCTGGCAGTGTCAGTTTTATTTATGGCATATGGCTGCAGCCCTCTTTTTGTCTACCTAGTGCCTTATGCCTTGAGTGTTGGAGTGAGTCATCACCAGGCTGCCTTCCTCATGTCCATACTTGGTGTTATAGACATCATTGGTAATATCACCTTTGGATGGCTAACAGACAGAAG ATGTCTGAAGAAGCATCGGTACTTTTGCTACCCCTTTGCTGTGGGAATGGATGGCCTCTGTTGTCTTTTCCTGCCAATTCTCCAAAGCTTCCCCTTGCTTGTGCCTTTCTCATTTACCTTTGGCTACTTTGATGGTGCATATGTCACGCTGATCCCTGTCATGACAGCAGATGTAGTGGGAACTTCTTTGTTATCATCAGCACTGGGCATTGTGTATTTTCTCCACGCCATACCATATCTAGTGAGCCCACCTGTGGCAG gcTGGCTTGTGGACACAACTGGCAGCTACACTGCATCATTTCTCCTGTGTGGATTTTCTATGATATTTAGTTCTGCACTATTGTGCTTTGCAAGACTagcaaagaaaatcaaaagaaCGCATTTGCGGTCCCTCGCTGGTAACACAGCCTTGAAAGAGCACATCTGGACAAATGGAGCAATAGCTTATTCTGTCACAGCAGAATTAGACCAGAAGGATGTTGAATTTTTGGCTGTGGATACAAACAGCTTCAGCAACAGGTGA
- the SLC16A12 gene encoding monocarboxylate transporter 12 isoform X2: MAMASSRRARRTGPPDGGWGWMIVAGCFLVTICTRAVTRCISIFFVEFQAYFGQDYARTAWIHSIVDCATMLCAPLGSLISNHVSCQVGIMLGGLLASTGLILSSFATSLEHLYLSLGVLTGLGFALCYSPAIAMVGKYFNKRKALAYGIAMSGSGIGTFILAPVVQLLIEQFSWRGALLILGGFVLNLCVCGALMRPISLKEDCKTAPEFLEQGYVPETEKQDLKRMFICSPLIKLWPHERLCYCSWKEYDFLLMPGFMVLAVSVLFMAYGCSPLFVYLVPYALSVGVSHHQAAFLMSILGVIDIIGNITFGWLTDRRCLKKHRYFCYPFAVGMDGLCCLFLPILQSFPLLVPFSFTFGYFDGAYVTLIPVMTADVVGTSLLSSALGIVYFLHAIPYLVSPPVAGWLVDTTGSYTASFLLCGFSMIFSSALLCFARLAKKIKRTHLRSLAGNTALKEHIWTNGAIAYSVTAELDQKDVEFLAVDTNSFSNR; encoded by the exons atggcCATGGCCTCATCCCGGCGGGCCCGGCGCACGGGCCCTCCCGACGGAGGCTGGGGATGGATGATCGTCGCTGGTTGCTTCCTTGTCACTATCTGCACCAGGGCTGTCACCAG GTGCatctcaattttttttgtgGAGTTCCAGGCATACTTTGGGCAGGATTATGCCAGAACTGCTTGGATCCACTCCATTGTTGACTGTGCTACAATGCTCTGTG CCCCACTTGGGAGTTTAATCAGTAATCATGTATCCTGCCAAGTTGGTATCATGCTAGGAGGGCTGCTTGCCTCTACTGGACTAATTCTGAGTTCATTCGCCACCAGTCTGGAACATCTCTACTTATCGTTAGGAGTCCTCACAG GGCTTGGGTTTGCACTTTGTTATTCTCCAGCCATCGCGATGGTGGGCAAATACTTCAACAAAAGGAAAGCACTGGCGTATGGAATAGCCATGTCAGGCAGTGGAATTGGTACCTTCATCCTGGCTCCTGTGGTCCAGCTCTTAATTGAGCAGTTTTCCTGGCGAGGAGCTTTGCTCATCCTGGGAGGTTTTGTTTTAAACCTCTGCGTCTGTGGTGCCTTGATGCGGCCTATTTCTCTTAAGGAGGATTGTAAAACTGCTCCTGAATTTCTTGAACAGGGTTATGTCCCTGAAACAGAGAAACAAGACTTAAAGCGAATGTTCATCTGTTCACCTTTAATCAAATTATGGCCTCATGAACGTTTATGCTACTGTTCATGGAAGGAATATGACTTTTTGCTGATGCCAGGCTTCATGGTGCTGGCAGTGTCAGTTTTATTTATGGCATATGGCTGCAGCCCTCTTTTTGTCTACCTAGTGCCTTATGCCTTGAGTGTTGGAGTGAGTCATCACCAGGCTGCCTTCCTCATGTCCATACTTGGTGTTATAGACATCATTGGTAATATCACCTTTGGATGGCTAACAGACAGAAG ATGTCTGAAGAAGCATCGGTACTTTTGCTACCCCTTTGCTGTGGGAATGGATGGCCTCTGTTGTCTTTTCCTGCCAATTCTCCAAAGCTTCCCCTTGCTTGTGCCTTTCTCATTTACCTTTGGCTACTTTGATGGTGCATATGTCACGCTGATCCCTGTCATGACAGCAGATGTAGTGGGAACTTCTTTGTTATCATCAGCACTGGGCATTGTGTATTTTCTCCACGCCATACCATATCTAGTGAGCCCACCTGTGGCAG gcTGGCTTGTGGACACAACTGGCAGCTACACTGCATCATTTCTCCTGTGTGGATTTTCTATGATATTTAGTTCTGCACTATTGTGCTTTGCAAGACTagcaaagaaaatcaaaagaaCGCATTTGCGGTCCCTCGCTGGTAACACAGCCTTGAAAGAGCACATCTGGACAAATGGAGCAATAGCTTATTCTGTCACAGCAGAATTAGACCAGAAGGATGTTGAATTTTTGGCTGTGGATACAAACAGCTTCAGCAACAGGTGA
- the SLC16A12 gene encoding monocarboxylate transporter 12 isoform X3: MAMASSRRARRTGPPDGGWGWMIVAGCFLVTICTRAVTRCISIFFVEFQAYFGQDYARTAWIHSIVDCATMLCGLGFALCYSPAIAMVGKYFNKRKALAYGIAMSGSGIGTFILAPVVQLLIEQFSWRGALLILGGFVLNLCVCGALMRPISLKEDCKTAPEFLEQGYVPETEKQDLKRMFICSPLIKLWPHERLCYCSWKEYDFLLMPGFMVLAVSVLFMAYGCSPLFVYLVPYALSVGVSHHQAAFLMSILGVIDIIGNITFGWLTDRRCLKKHRYFCYPFAVGMDGLCCLFLPILQSFPLLVPFSFTFGYFDGAYVTLIPVMTADVVGTSLLSSALGIVYFLHAIPYLVSPPVAGWLVDTTGSYTASFLLCGFSMIFSSALLCFARLAKKIKRTHLRSLAGNTALKEHIWTNGAIAYSVTAELDQKDVEFLAVDTNSFSNR; this comes from the exons atggcCATGGCCTCATCCCGGCGGGCCCGGCGCACGGGCCCTCCCGACGGAGGCTGGGGATGGATGATCGTCGCTGGTTGCTTCCTTGTCACTATCTGCACCAGGGCTGTCACCAG GTGCatctcaattttttttgtgGAGTTCCAGGCATACTTTGGGCAGGATTATGCCAGAACTGCTTGGATCCACTCCATTGTTGACTGTGCTACAATGCTCTGTG GGCTTGGGTTTGCACTTTGTTATTCTCCAGCCATCGCGATGGTGGGCAAATACTTCAACAAAAGGAAAGCACTGGCGTATGGAATAGCCATGTCAGGCAGTGGAATTGGTACCTTCATCCTGGCTCCTGTGGTCCAGCTCTTAATTGAGCAGTTTTCCTGGCGAGGAGCTTTGCTCATCCTGGGAGGTTTTGTTTTAAACCTCTGCGTCTGTGGTGCCTTGATGCGGCCTATTTCTCTTAAGGAGGATTGTAAAACTGCTCCTGAATTTCTTGAACAGGGTTATGTCCCTGAAACAGAGAAACAAGACTTAAAGCGAATGTTCATCTGTTCACCTTTAATCAAATTATGGCCTCATGAACGTTTATGCTACTGTTCATGGAAGGAATATGACTTTTTGCTGATGCCAGGCTTCATGGTGCTGGCAGTGTCAGTTTTATTTATGGCATATGGCTGCAGCCCTCTTTTTGTCTACCTAGTGCCTTATGCCTTGAGTGTTGGAGTGAGTCATCACCAGGCTGCCTTCCTCATGTCCATACTTGGTGTTATAGACATCATTGGTAATATCACCTTTGGATGGCTAACAGACAGAAG ATGTCTGAAGAAGCATCGGTACTTTTGCTACCCCTTTGCTGTGGGAATGGATGGCCTCTGTTGTCTTTTCCTGCCAATTCTCCAAAGCTTCCCCTTGCTTGTGCCTTTCTCATTTACCTTTGGCTACTTTGATGGTGCATATGTCACGCTGATCCCTGTCATGACAGCAGATGTAGTGGGAACTTCTTTGTTATCATCAGCACTGGGCATTGTGTATTTTCTCCACGCCATACCATATCTAGTGAGCCCACCTGTGGCAG gcTGGCTTGTGGACACAACTGGCAGCTACACTGCATCATTTCTCCTGTGTGGATTTTCTATGATATTTAGTTCTGCACTATTGTGCTTTGCAAGACTagcaaagaaaatcaaaagaaCGCATTTGCGGTCCCTCGCTGGTAACACAGCCTTGAAAGAGCACATCTGGACAAATGGAGCAATAGCTTATTCTGTCACAGCAGAATTAGACCAGAAGGATGTTGAATTTTTGGCTGTGGATACAAACAGCTTCAGCAACAGGTGA